From Woronichinia naegeliana WA131, the proteins below share one genomic window:
- the larC gene encoding nickel pincer cofactor biosynthesis protein LarC, which produces MTSIAYFDCPTGISGDMCLGALVHAGVPLSYLKEQLQKLGLGDEYHLWSETVQRQGQAATQVHVDLRQEPEKSEHHHHHHHAEHRHLPDIIHLIQAAHIPQRAKQWSLQIFEQLAIAEGKVHGIAPEKVHFHEVGAVDAIVDIVGTCLGLDYLNLDKIYSSALPTGGGTVWAAHGRLPVPVPAVLKLWETRPVPIYSNGIEQELVTPTGAAILVTLAESFGPVPPMQLKTMGLGAGSKDFSTANILRLWLGESETIFPENLEASLGKQETIAVLETQCDDLNPQAIGYLFSRLFELGALDVFTTAIAMKKSRPGVLLTVICHPDKVIPCQNLIFRETTTLGIRLSQQTRSILNRQFHSIQTPYGVVSLKVAYDQVGNLLNIQPEFEDCAQLARQHHQPWQTIHQAAIAVWYNQN; this is translated from the coding sequence ATGACTAGCATAGCTTATTTTGATTGCCCCACTGGCATTTCTGGGGATATGTGCCTCGGTGCCTTAGTTCATGCCGGTGTACCATTATCCTATCTGAAAGAACAATTGCAGAAATTAGGACTGGGGGATGAATATCATCTTTGGTCTGAAACAGTACAACGTCAAGGGCAAGCGGCAACCCAGGTTCATGTTGATTTGCGGCAGGAGCCTGAGAAATCTGAACACCACCACCATCACCACCATGCCGAACATCGTCACTTACCTGACATTATCCATTTAATTCAAGCGGCTCATATTCCCCAACGGGCCAAGCAGTGGAGTTTGCAGATTTTTGAACAGTTGGCGATCGCTGAGGGCAAAGTGCATGGTATTGCGCCAGAAAAAGTACATTTTCATGAAGTGGGAGCCGTAGATGCGATCGTTGATATTGTGGGAACTTGTTTGGGTTTGGATTATTTAAACCTCGACAAAATTTATAGCTCGGCTTTACCCACCGGAGGGGGAACGGTTTGGGCGGCTCATGGTCGTTTACCGGTTCCGGTTCCAGCCGTTTTAAAACTGTGGGAAACCCGGCCCGTTCCAATCTATAGCAATGGTATTGAGCAAGAGCTAGTCACACCAACCGGAGCAGCCATTTTAGTGACGTTGGCCGAATCTTTTGGCCCAGTTCCTCCTATGCAGTTAAAAACCATGGGATTGGGAGCCGGTAGCAAAGATTTTTCAACGGCTAATATTTTACGACTTTGGTTAGGGGAATCGGAGACAATTTTTCCAGAGAATCTAGAAGCATCCTTAGGCAAACAGGAAACGATTGCGGTGTTGGAAACTCAATGTGATGATCTCAATCCCCAGGCGATCGGTTATTTGTTTAGCAGATTATTTGAATTGGGGGCCTTGGATGTTTTTACAACAGCGATCGCGATGAAAAAATCTCGTCCTGGCGTTTTATTAACGGTCATTTGCCATCCCGACAAAGTAATTCCCTGCCAAAATCTAATTTTTCGAGAAACTACAACATTAGGCATTCGTCTCTCTCAACAAACGCGCTCGATTCTAAACCGACAATTTCACTCTATTCAGACTCCCTACGGTGTCGTTTCCCTCAAAGTCGCCTACGATCAGGTTGGCAATCTTCTCAATATTCAACCCGAATTTGAAGATTGTGCTCAATTAGCCCGTCAACATCATCAGCCCTGGCAAACGATCCATCAGGCGGCGATCGCGGTTTGGTATAATCAAAATTAG
- a CDS encoding threonylcarbamoyl-AMP synthase — MVTFYSLHHQTPQSRSVSSICEALQRGAVMLYPTDTVYAIGCDLNNKTAIAKVRQLKQLSNDKPLTFLCSSLSNISEYAIVQDQAYRLMRRLIPGPYTFLLPATKLVPKLVMSPKRKTTGIRVPDNPICQAILENLGNPIISTSAHLPEQDELSKLEKAELFDIFEKLVDIIIDDDQDTGYQVSSILDLTNDEPQLVRKGLGAEELDNLLVFS; from the coding sequence ATGGTGACTTTTTATTCTCTCCATCATCAAACCCCCCAATCCCGTAGTGTCAGCAGCATTTGTGAGGCCCTACAGCGCGGGGCTGTCATGCTTTATCCCACTGATACGGTCTATGCCATTGGCTGTGACTTGAATAACAAGACCGCGATCGCCAAGGTACGACAATTGAAGCAGTTATCTAATGATAAACCCTTGACCTTCCTTTGTTCTTCCCTCTCCAATATTTCTGAATACGCGATCGTCCAGGATCAAGCCTATCGTCTTATGCGACGGTTAATTCCCGGCCCCTATACTTTTTTACTGCCAGCTACCAAATTGGTTCCCAAGCTGGTGATGAGTCCTAAACGGAAAACCACCGGCATCCGTGTACCAGATAATCCCATTTGTCAGGCCATTTTAGAGAATTTGGGTAATCCGATCATTTCAACCTCAGCCCATCTGCCGGAACAAGACGAACTAAGTAAATTAGAGAAAGCGGAGTTATTTGATATTTTTGAGAAGTTAGTTGATATTATTATTGATGATGATCAGGATACGGGCTATCAGGTTTCCAGCATTTTAGATCTAACCAACGATGAACCACAACTGGTTCGTAAAGGATTAGGTGCAGAAGAACTTGATAATCTTTTGGTTTTTAGTTAA
- the rfbC gene encoding dTDP-4-dehydrorhamnose 3,5-epimerase, protein MNIISTKIPDVFIIEPRIFGDERGLFFESYSERVFAEKTGISPHFVQDNHSLSLKNVLRGLHYQIQKPQGKLVRVIAGEVLDIAVDIRRSSPTFGQWESCLLSGENKRQFWVPEGFAHGFVVLSDQAEFLYKTTNYYAPQYDRTIRWNDPDLGIDWQLREEPILSAKDQAGCFFKEAEVFD, encoded by the coding sequence ATGAATATTATTTCTACAAAAATTCCTGATGTTTTTATTATTGAACCTCGTATTTTTGGCGATGAGCGTGGTCTCTTTTTTGAGAGTTACAGTGAAAGAGTTTTTGCTGAAAAAACAGGTATCTCTCCCCACTTTGTTCAAGACAATCATTCGTTGTCCTTAAAAAATGTTTTGCGTGGCTTACATTATCAGATCCAAAAGCCTCAAGGGAAGCTGGTTCGGGTTATTGCTGGAGAAGTGCTAGATATTGCAGTGGATATTCGCCGCAGTTCTCCCACCTTTGGCCAATGGGAAAGTTGCCTATTAAGTGGGGAAAATAAACGACAGTTTTGGGTTCCCGAAGGTTTTGCTCATGGTTTTGTCGTTTTATCCGATCAGGCTGAATTTCTCTATAAAACCACTAATTACTATGCACCCCAATATGATCGCACTATTCGTTGGAACGATCCTGATTTAGGGATTGATTGGCAATTACGAGAAGAGCCTATTTTATCGGCAAAGGATCAAGCCGGTTGTTTTTTTAAGGAAGCTGAAGTATTTGACTAA
- a CDS encoding ABC-2 family transporter protein — protein MQWFFSKVSTLLVVYYAQMLEYRAEILFWILSGSLPIILMGVWIQAANSGNFNLSSTEFARYFFAVFIVRQFTNIWVIWEFEKEVLQGILSFKLLQPLDPVWHYVGRHLAEKVTRFPLIIILTVLFFNLYPQAFWIPSLGQMFLGILGIMLSFSLYFLIQYTFAMFAFWTERASAIQDLWFLFYIFLSGMIAPLETFPPAVKEWVLLTPFPYGVYFPAAVLVGLPINLGKSLLVVGGWLLIVFVINRWLWHKGLKQYSGMGA, from the coding sequence ATGCAATGGTTTTTCTCTAAAGTTAGCACGCTTCTGGTTGTTTACTATGCCCAAATGCTCGAATATCGGGCAGAAATTCTTTTCTGGATATTATCCGGCTCTTTACCGATTATTTTAATGGGAGTATGGATACAGGCAGCCAATAGCGGTAACTTTAATTTAAGTAGTACTGAGTTTGCTCGCTATTTTTTTGCTGTTTTTATCGTCAGACAATTTACTAATATTTGGGTGATTTGGGAATTTGAAAAAGAAGTACTTCAAGGTATTTTATCTTTTAAACTCCTACAACCCCTTGATCCAGTTTGGCATTATGTGGGCCGTCACCTAGCGGAAAAAGTAACCCGCTTCCCCTTAATTATTATTTTAACCGTCCTTTTCTTCAATCTCTATCCCCAAGCTTTTTGGATTCCCAGCCTCGGACAAATGTTCTTAGGGATTTTGGGAATTATGCTGTCCTTTAGTTTATATTTCCTGATTCAATATACCTTTGCCATGTTTGCTTTTTGGACAGAACGGGCCAGTGCGATTCAAGATCTTTGGTTTTTGTTTTATATTTTTTTGTCAGGTATGATTGCTCCCCTAGAAACCTTTCCACCTGCGGTTAAAGAATGGGTACTATTAACGCCTTTTCCCTATGGTGTTTACTTCCCCGCCGCAGTGCTCGTCGGTTTACCCATTAATCTTGGTAAGAGTCTATTGGTGGTAGGAGGATGGCTCTTGATTGTGTTTGTGATTAATCGTTGGCTATGGCATAAAGGCTTAAAACAATATTCTGGGATGGGAGCCTGA
- a CDS encoding DUF6444 domain-containing protein has translation MKKLDPIPDLNQEEVKMPWQKEVAKDWYEDYQKEKEENEKLRKELVELKKEIEKLKEKLKKLNQRTSENSSQPPSSDGYKKKVAKTFGQKGKKRGPKYDHVGKTRNGFGRVDEIVDLRMEKCPKCGASVEKQKETIIKKNLPVNNSLIAFPVKRDDKTSVITSDIINEKFTASYILVYDL, from the coding sequence ATGAAAAAACTAGACCCAATTCCAGACTTAAACCAAGAAGAAGTGAAAATGCCATGGCAAAAAGAAGTGGCAAAAGATTGGTATGAAGATTATCAGAAAGAAAAAGAAGAGAACGAAAAGCTGAGAAAAGAATTGGTAGAGTTAAAGAAAGAGATAGAAAAGTTGAAAGAAAAGCTGAAAAAGCTTAACCAAAGAACGAGTGAAAATAGCTCTCAGCCCCCAAGCAGTGACGGTTACAAAAAGAAAGTCGCCAAAACCTTCGGTCAAAAAGGAAAAAAAAGAGGTCCAAAGTACGACCATGTGGGTAAAACCAGAAACGGGTTTGGTCGGGTAGATGAAATAGTAGATTTAAGGATGGAAAAATGCCCAAAATGTGGTGCGTCAGTGGAAAAGCAAAAGGAGACTATCATCAAAAAAAATCTACCTGTAAATAATTCGTTGATAGCTTTTCCTGTCAAAAGGGATGATAAGACTTCCGTGATAACATCAGACATAATCAACGAAAAATTTACAGCAAGTTATATTTTGGTCTATGATTTATAA
- a CDS encoding nitrile hydratase accessory protein: MTTFDPILEDLTQEPIPPLLKDDGQPIFKDSWEAEAFAIGNLLIKQGFLSCSEWVEIFSQEIKNAQAKGDRDRGDTYYSHWLNALERLCMERGLTDWETYQKQLELWHQAVLNTPHGVPLAIENAYREREDDHNHSHHHDHTHGHHHHHHESESLPENMLTPIAVFKLKKGKLD; this comes from the coding sequence ATGACTACTTTCGATCCCATTCTGGAAGATTTAACCCAAGAACCGATTCCCCCTTTACTTAAAGATGATGGCCAACCCATTTTTAAAGATTCCTGGGAAGCCGAAGCCTTTGCGATCGGGAATTTACTGATTAAACAAGGCTTTTTAAGTTGCTCTGAATGGGTAGAAATTTTTAGTCAGGAAATTAAAAATGCCCAGGCAAAGGGCGATCGCGATCGCGGCGATACTTACTATAGTCACTGGTTAAATGCCCTAGAAAGATTATGTATGGAACGGGGGTTAACGGATTGGGAAACCTATCAAAAACAATTAGAACTCTGGCATCAAGCAGTTTTAAATACGCCTCACGGTGTTCCTTTAGCGATCGAAAATGCCTATCGAGAAAGGGAAGATGATCACAATCATTCCCATCACCACGATCATACTCACGGACACCATCATCATCACCACGAGTCAGAATCCTTACCTGAAAATATGCTCACTCCCATAGCTGTTTTTAAACTTAAAAAAGGGAAATTGGATTAA
- a CDS encoding nitrile hydratase subunit beta: MEGPHYNAGWTGYGKIPFKDQPDDQAWLEEWEGQLGAIFATLSTIFEKGLKPGQPVPFWGLDAARWGRETMNPRDYMNSTYDALWLETLCLLITVYGDKLGVSLTEMEARKITTAAAQKRAKTIRDQAFKEAVPGAGRPDAKGLYQSEQYDPAKVGSISAIGAKTKFKVGDLVQCINQLSTGHTREYPYFRGKVGTVVAYYGLAEEKRNDKGQIEFQGVYYGPYPDIACRGLQKFYTPLYSVRFEGKDIWGEDFVDKRTVVYADVFEPYIKLA, from the coding sequence ATGGAAGGGCCACATTACAACGCAGGCTGGACGGGCTACGGCAAAATTCCCTTTAAAGATCAACCCGATGATCAAGCCTGGCTAGAAGAATGGGAAGGTCAACTTGGCGCAATCTTTGCTACCCTCAGTACCATTTTTGAAAAAGGATTAAAACCAGGGCAACCTGTTCCTTTTTGGGGCTTGGATGCGGCTCGTTGGGGTCGAGAAACCATGAATCCCCGTGACTATATGAATAGCACTTACGATGCTTTGTGGCTGGAAACGTTATGTCTTTTAATCACCGTATATGGAGATAAATTAGGGGTTTCTTTAACCGAAATGGAAGCTCGAAAAATTACCACTGCTGCTGCTCAAAAACGTGCCAAAACCATTCGTGATCAAGCCTTTAAAGAAGCTGTGCCTGGTGCTGGTCGTCCCGATGCAAAAGGGTTATATCAATCTGAACAATATGATCCCGCTAAGGTCGGTTCCATTAGTGCAATTGGAGCTAAAACTAAATTTAAAGTCGGCGATCTCGTGCAATGTATTAATCAATTATCCACAGGCCATACGCGGGAATATCCCTACTTTCGTGGCAAGGTGGGAACGGTGGTTGCTTACTACGGTTTAGCAGAAGAAAAACGTAATGATAAAGGGCAAATTGAATTTCAAGGGGTATATTACGGCCCCTATCCTGATATTGCTTGTCGTGGTTTACAAAAGTTTTATACACCTCTTTATAGTGTGCGGTTTGAAGGGAAAGATATTTGGGGTGAAGACTTTGTAGATAAACGTACGGTTGTCTATGCGGATGTGTTTGAACCCTATATTAAATTAGCTTAA
- a CDS encoding nitrile hydratase subunit alpha: MTQNLSPDQQNNEQKNNASRRKFLQNVGLAGLSAGAATVAGQGLLEDVSAETPGKEGVTPDDSRAMHGGSPIADTTFKTPDGDTEVVLPPLKERVLAIKQLLIEKKIVSEEGVQGFVNYYEKVVGPHFGAAVVAHAWKNPEWKAKLLAPPEEKPFQAAILIRDFFFNTINPDTGKPYLSDQITFGLTIGPEGEYIRIFANGEQQENGKTIFVHNLVTCTVCSCYPQALLGTQPMWYKSQQYRARSVSDPFGVLVEFAEDAHKGKSDHLKQFKDYTAKIDELRVWDSNSEVRFFVIPEMPKAWANLSENELRKRVTRNAMLGAEILYE, translated from the coding sequence ATGACTCAAAATCTCTCCCCTGACCAACAAAATAACGAACAAAAAAACAATGCTTCTCGCCGTAAATTCTTACAAAATGTCGGATTAGCAGGATTGTCCGCAGGAGCCGCAACGGTAGCTGGTCAAGGGCTTTTAGAAGATGTCAGTGCCGAAACTCCTGGTAAAGAGGGAGTAACTCCTGACGACTCAAGGGCCATGCACGGCGGTTCTCCTATTGCAGACACGACCTTTAAAACGCCTGATGGTGATACAGAAGTCGTACTTCCCCCCTTAAAAGAGCGAGTGCTGGCAATTAAACAATTGCTCATTGAGAAAAAAATTGTCAGTGAAGAAGGAGTGCAAGGCTTTGTTAACTACTATGAAAAAGTGGTTGGCCCTCATTTCGGAGCCGCCGTTGTTGCCCATGCCTGGAAAAATCCCGAATGGAAAGCCAAGTTATTAGCTCCCCCAGAGGAAAAACCTTTTCAAGCAGCCATTTTGATTCGAGATTTCTTCTTTAATACCATTAATCCCGACACAGGAAAACCCTATCTCAGTGATCAAATTACCTTTGGTTTAACCATTGGCCCCGAAGGCGAATATATCCGTATTTTTGCCAACGGAGAACAACAGGAAAATGGCAAAACCATTTTTGTTCATAATCTTGTCACCTGTACGGTCTGTTCCTGTTATCCCCAAGCTCTTTTGGGAACTCAACCCATGTGGTACAAATCTCAACAATATCGCGCCCGTAGCGTCTCTGATCCTTTTGGGGTGTTAGTAGAATTTGCGGAAGATGCCCACAAAGGAAAATCGGATCATTTGAAACAGTTTAAAGATTACACTGCTAAAATTGATGAATTACGGGTTTGGGATTCTAACTCAGAGGTACGTTTTTTTGTGATTCCTGAAATGCCGAAAGCTTGGGCAAATTTAAGTGAAAACGAATTACGGAAACGGGTAACGCGCAATGCCATGTTAGGAGCAGAAATTTTGTATGAATAA